CTGGAAGCAAAGCCTGGATAATCAGGATTATTCCTTCCTCAACAGGTTTGTGTTTGCGCCAAGCAGAAAGTGTTTCAGCAGCAAGTTCTTGCTCTCAACAGCAACAAGTGCCAGGAACTGGCCAACCACTACCTTGGCTTTAACGGCTGGTCCAGTCGCATCATCACAGTAAGAGGCCCTTTATGTCCATCAGCTGTTGCTCCCTTTCCTCATCCCATATTCTCAATTGGGGCGGTTGATGGGATGAACAGAATTGTCCTCAAATCATTGTCCCTAGTAAAGACAGCCACAGGAGCTGCGTTTTGGACCACAAATGAGGATGTTCTGAAAGCCTGGGGAGAGAAGATTGCTGTGGGCAAGGGCACTGGCTGGGTTTCTGTTTATACAAATGGGGGGATCCGGTTTTCGTGTGGCTGTGTTTAAAGCAGTGCCAAAACTTGACAATAGTCTTCATGTGCTGAAAGTGTCTGAGATGACTAAGATTACAGGCTTGATTCCCAGAGGATAGGGACCCTGGGATATTTCTGAATTAGAGTCAAAACAGTGAATATCCCTGCTCTGGCTCTGCGGTATGCTACTGGCCTAGGGCTACACACTGCAGAGAAGGTCTGTGCTATGCAGGCGTGGGCCTAGGTGGTCAATATATCCCCTTTCTATTTAACTGTAATTATTTTGTGGTCTTCCCAACAGCTGCAGAATGTTTCTGGCTTTGATGATGATAATGAGGAGCTGGGAAAGACATTACAGAAGCGATCCCTTAAATACCTGTGTGCCGTAGAAGTAACGATGCCCAACCATGGGGTACGCACCAGGGGAGTTGGCCTCGGTGAGGCAGACGTAGAAAATGGTGAAGGTACGTTTTCGCTGCAGCTGAAAGTCTCTGCCGGCAGTTGTCAGACCCTGGTCATTCTTGCGTTTGCACATTATGTGAATCTAATGTAATATCTCAGTTTAGCTGGAGACAAGCATCTGGGGAGGCCTTGTAAGCCGCTGTGCTTTACAGCAACGAGTCCTAAGCATGTGTCTTCCCTCCCTGCTTCATACCGCTATTGCTTTTCTACCCTctgttcccctctctctctctctcacctgtagGATTATTCATTCCCCATTGCAGCCACTTTTGATGTGAGCATGCTGTGTGATTCCTAAGAGATCCTGTGCCTGTGGCACAGCCCAAATGCCTGCTGAGATCTCCACTGCCCGATGCCTTGGGCAGGGTCCTGACGAAGGGCTGAAGATGTGCTGCTTTGCCTGGGCTGGCACATGAAGCCCTTGTGAGGGCGCTGCCACGCTGCCAATTACTCGCAAAACATAAGCAGCTTTCTTATCAGATTCATAATGCTGCGTTCAGCTCCCAGATGAATTTGTTATGTTTCGTAGTACAAGGCAGTTTGTGTGCTTTCATATGCAGAGTGTCATCCTAACATCAATAACCCACGGCTCCTTGGGTTTAGATCCTCTCGAGTTTGTCACAGCCACAAGAAGAGTTCAGAAGCTTGCAGCTGGGAAAGCTTTGTCTAGCGCTTTTCAGAAGATACTCCTTGTGGTTTTAGGTAAGGCTTATTTTTGTATTAAACACTAGGGTGTTTGGGCTGATGACATTATAACTTTCATGAAAATGAATGTGAATTCTTTTTCCCACAACTTTGCTTAGAATTCAGTGGGTTTTTGGGCTCTCCACCAGAATTAAACTTGTGTGGTGGTTGGCAGTGATTTAACCGAGTGGTCCTGTCGCATGAGCTGTGTGAGTGAAAGGAAACACCCATCAGAAAGCTGTTTGTATGTGTTTTGGGTGTGGTGgggttttggtgtgtgtgtgtgtgttttttgttttgttttgttttgttttttaagagaccATTGAAACTGGTTTTAGAAAATGCAGAAGCCTAAAGTGTAAACCCTGGCAGGGAGAGCTTATTAGCATTGGACTTGCACATGCTGAATACGGATGTGAACAAATTCTGGTTCCAGGGGTAACATTAATGCAACTGCAGCATGTTGCATGTTCCTATCTGATTCCTGGCCCGGCGGTTGCTGTCAAAGGTCCACACCTCGCTGTTGTATGCGGTGTTGCTTCTTTGGGGCTACTATTGCTGCAGTTTGTAGCTATAGAAACTGGCTCTGTGCCTACCGAGAAACAGCCATATCTGCTTTCTGTGGATTCTAGGTGTTGTGCTCTTTGAGCTCGTAGATGACTCCTATTTATGTAGTATCTGAGTACTTCAGTCTTTTATGCGTTTATCTCATCAGGATGTAACCTCATGTGGTCAGGTCAGTGCTGCTATCCTTAATTCACACAGAGGAGACCTTCCCAGTAAACACCACTTCATGCTGAGTCACTGATACAGCAAAGCATCTGAGCAGGAACTTGCTCTGTTGAATCCAGCAGGATTTAAATACCTGTCAGATTCTTCCCATGGGTTCTTTAAGATGTCCTTTAGAGAGATGCATCTCTGGACTCAGATGCTTTGCAGTGATTCCTGCCTTCTGGCCCATCACATAACAGAGACCAGCAATTATCATGCTGCTTCTTCTCCATCTATTTCTGCTTCCTCACTTTCAATTTCCTCTCCATTTAGTAAGAGCCTTTTAATCTTCTGCAGAGAAGACAGGCACATAGGCCTGAGAAAAAGGCAGCTCTAGAGATTCACAACATGCTGTTTAAGTTGTACCATGCGGTAACTACCACTTTTCTCCTCCATGCCTGATAATTAACATCACAAACCCTTCAGTTCTTTCCTTCCTGGGCACTTTCAGAACTGTAACAGTCCTCGAAGTGATGGAGCCCAATCCTGCTTCCGCTGGAGCTTGCTTGACAGTAGAAACAAGATCAGCCCCTCTGTTTCTGTGCCCAGCCATGACAGTAGGAGTCACGAGCTCTGTCCACGTCCATAGTAACGCTGCAGCCAGCAAGCACCACTTAAACCACTAGGGAAAGTTCAGTGTTTCATAGTAAGATGGTTGTGTTATGTAAAAGAACAAATAAGCTAGAACCCCACGGTCTGCTATGGGACAATAAAATGCCCTATTCCATCTACAATCATTCAGAACAACCAGCCACCCCCTCTGAATGCAGTTATGAAGTAGATTCATCCTGTTCAGTCAGATCCCAAGAAAGGGTTTAGGGTATGTTTATTGTTATTACACACAGTTGTGTCTCTGGCTGTTTATTCTGTGTGTTGTTTCAGACAATGGTAAAGTGGCTGTGGAGTACAACTCCACCCAGGAGGAGCCCACAGACTCCCTAACAGAGGAGGAACTGAAGGGACTTATTCAGGTAAACCCAGTGGGTATTTAGCTTTGCACGATAGCTGTGTGATACCTCTAGAGATGAGAGATATGGTTGTTACTACTACGATCTCTGACGTCCTCTTTTTGTGCAATGATCTAAACTTGAAGTTCAGAAAGTAATCACATCTTGAAATTGTATAGCATGCTAAGGTTTTAAAAGTCTTAATTTCTTGGGCATCTTTGTGCAGAGATGTGTGTACATTTTAAATAGCACAGGAAAATGAGCAGTTGGATGATGTGGGCTGACAAGTCTCACACATGACTGTGTCCAGGCCTGCTTTTTCATAGCATCTGTGAGAGTGAAAATCCCAGTAAAGTTACAGTAAGCTAAAGCAAATGACTTTTAAGTTCTTAAATGAAACTCCCCATCAAGAAATGAATTTCATAAATTTATTCTTACCCTAGAAGGAATGATTGTTAAAAGGCTGTGTGAAATACCTGCAGGTAGTTGTGGGATCTCTTAGCatgcaaagaacaaaaatattcagGTACAATAATAAAACTTTTATCATCATGCTCAATGAGATGGAGTTCTGAATGCTAGCCTTTGTACACAGCAAGTCCTGAGCAGGGGATTTTCATCTTGCTTAGTTTGAAAGCAGTTATTTTCCAGGGAAGGTCACTGATACGGTGCTCTTTCGAAAGCAAGCATCAGTCTCACATGATGTGTCAGCAATGCACAGTACAgtgtccagctcctcctgcaaCTTGCATTAAGGAAATGTCTAATGAACCTTATGACACATTACCCCATTTGATGACACTGAGTCACCTGGTATCCATGGACAGAGCTACCTTCCTTTCTTGCTGCAGAGTAACAGTAAAATACGAGGTATTTTTGTGTGTGAAGTAACTAATATCCATCAGAAATATCAGTTGGGAGGaaatttctgctgttttgttcTCTCTGTGCATTTTCTTCTGCACTGCCCCTTTTATCTAACTTTATTTAAACCCACGGAGAAGTGACCTAACATTTAATGGCCATTAGAGAAGTGTGCAGCAAAGCGAGGCAGAAAGCCTGCTGCTTCTCAaacctctgtttaaaaaaagagtcgTCCCTCACTTCCCCTGCAGTCTCGCTTTCCTAGTGATGGTGCGTGGGAGTTGATTCAGTGTTGTCTCCGCAAGGCACATACCAGCCTGGTGCAGCTAGCTAGCAGATAGGAATTCAGAACAACTTGCTTGGGAGGAGAACTGCTGGGTGTCCTTTCGGTTCACTGCCTTGTGATTTTGGTCAGTCATTCTGAAATAGAAAGGTTCCTGAGTTTGTAGATACCATGGGGGTCGTCTCTTGTACAtggtaaaaatacattttgtttccaGGTGCAGAGAGAAGTTAAAATACGTGGTAGAGAAACAAATTCACTCTTGATTTCTCTTCTCAGGTCAATGAATTGTCCTTGGAACAGTTTGACTTCGAAGAAGAAGAAGTTTTGTCTGAGCTCAGTTTTGATGATGAGCTCCCTCAACAGGAGGCGCTGTCTAATTAGTGCAGCCTGGACTTTAGATATTTTCTAAAAATGCTGCAGTATCTGATTGACAGTGAAAGTCTAAAGCGGTGGAAATGACATGTGCCTCATATCCACCACTTTCTTCTTCCCCAACTATGTAACAATGAAAGAAATGGGCAATAAACCTAGTGTTACTAAAATTAAGCCCAAAAACGTATGCCGTTCTTGGAGAAGAAAGTGTTTTCCTGTCAACTTATCCAGGTCAGCTATATATGGAAGTCAGCTTAGCTGTATGGTTATTATTTAGACAGCATATCAGATGTGCAtagcacttaaaaataaaacaaacaggccCTTCCTGGAAGAGCTACAGTGCAGGTTAGATCTGATCTGCAAGAGAGCACCAGAGATGGGTAGAAATAGCTGTCTTACCAGCAGGAGTAGCTGTAGGACTTAACacatgtgcacacaggcacagataaatgtatttctgtaggtgaaatttcttttaaagagatAAGCCTAAGTCCTGTGTTGATCTATTGAACCAAGTAGCTGGGACATTATCGTGATGTAAAGCAAAGGTTCTTTTTAAAGCTGTGAACATATGTTTTCCATTAAATTAAGTAAAATCATATTTTATAGCTGTTCATGTGATAAATGAACCTCGGAGGCAGGATATTCAATGGGAAGGTACATTAAGGTCCGCAAATCACAAAGGTGCATGTTGGGGAAGATAATTCTTGTTTTGGTAACAAACCCCtgctcagctgttttttttttaatctctgtggcTGGAAGAAGGTGACTGAGACGCGggagagctcagggaagagcCACGTGGGTGACTGAGATCTGTCATGCAAACCTTGAAATGAGAGATGTTGGGAGTGTGGCGTATTTAACTTAACAAAAAGAGGAAGGGGTGACACGATGCAGGatgcaacagcagctctgcaaggAGAAGACACCTGATGCTCAACAAGCTTTTTAACCTGGAAGGCGCAAACGTGAAACAAGATCGAGTGGCTGGCAGCCAAAGTCAGAAGAATTCAAGCGGGAAGCAAGATGCCGATGTTTTACAGGTGGAAAtaattaagcactggaacagactTTCACGGGATGTGGTAAATCCTCTACCATGGCACGCTCCGAGAACTCGGTCGTGCTTGTGAAAGGAAACGCTGGAGCTTGGCTACAAATTACCAAGCTGCCTCTTTCCTGTTATTCCTGTTGGAAATACTGGTCGCTGGTGTGAAATTAAAGCTCCGTTGCTCCCCGCTGCCTGCCCGCGTTCAGGCGCGTGTAAGACCGTGTCGCTGGAGCCAGGAGCTGGCGGAAGCCCTGCTGCTTGGGTGGGAGCAGACACCTCCGTTCAGTGACCTGCTTCCAGGGCAGCTGGGCTTGCCCGGAGCTGCGGGGTGGGGGCCCCGGCCTCGACGGCGGATACACGTGGGAATGGGTCTCGGCCTGTTAATTTTTAGGGGTGGTAAAGCGGGGGAAAAAGCGCGATCCGGAGGCTTGGCAAGGGGGAGGGCGGCGAGGCCTACCTGCGGCCTCCAGGCCTGCGGCGCCCGGTTGCCTGGCAACGCCGCGCCGGCCCCACGCGCGCCATGGGCCTCGCCAGGCCCCGCCACCCCCTCGTCCTCCTGGCGCTGCTGGCAGCGGCGGTGACCCCTTCCCCGGAGTGGCCCGACGCCGCCTGCCTGGCGCCCTGCCGCTGCCGCGGGCGGCTGCTCAACTGCAGCCACGCTGCCCTGGCTGGCATCCCCCAAGCGGCCCGACGCCTGGCCCTCTCCATCCTGTGAGTACCGTCCACGGCGACGGGGGTTTGTCCCGCTCTGGGGACCGGTGACCAGCCTTTCCCGATCCCCAGCCTTAACCCGCCTCCCCGCGAGGGAAGGAGGCGGAGGAAAATGGCCGCTGTGCCGTTTACGGGTAGCGGGAGGCCACAGCGTGCTGCTGGGAGAGTGTCATCCGCGTCCTTCCCTCACCCGGATGGCTGTGGCCCCAACCCCCCTTCCCTGGGGGGAGTTTCTCCCCCAAACTGCAGCATTTCCAGCCCCCAGCTGCTCCGTCTGAGCAGCGAGGGAATAGGCGCACGCGGAGCAGGGTCGCGCCAGTGGATCCCGGTGTTGGCGTGGGCTGAGACGTGCAACACCTGGAGGCGCGTGTTTGTTTCCGCGGCCTGGAAATGGAGGCCGAGGCAGGCAGCGCAGACGGAGACAGCTCTGTTCGGTCCGGTGAATCCATCTTCCACGTTTCCGTTTTAAGGTGCAGCTGCCTGATCCCCACAGGCAGCTGGAGCTGACAGCGAACAGGCCCTAGGGAAGGCAGATTGCTTTATTTACCTCTCTACGCAGTTGCTTAACCCTCTCTTTAGACATCCAGGTTTGAAATGCTGCTCTAAGGGACATGCCTGTGGCATCCGTCCCAGTCCCCCCatccctctttccttcctcagCTTTTTATTCCTAGTGAGCGCTGCCTGGTAAATAAACCTCACACAGGACAGCAAGTGCTCCTGGCCCTGCGAGCCGCTCGCCAAAACCCACGTAGCCACAGGACTCACCGCAGACACCCAAGTGCCCGTGGGGAGAGGACGCCTGGGAGTGATTCACCGACAGCTCCTGCCGGTGGTTTCCGAGGGCTCGCGCTGCACCACAGAGGGGCTGAAGCTGGGCTAGCTGTGCTGTTGCATGTCTAGGCAAATTTTGCTCTACCTTAATAGCCAAATTTGCAGGTTTTTCTGAGCGTGCTGTTCAAGATCTAACCCTCCAGGATCCTTCTGTTTCCCTAGGAAGCAGTGGGATTTGTGGGAGAGAAAAGAGGACTTTGTATACAACATTGCAAATGCTTAATTAAAATCCCTGGGTATTATGCTATGGGGAATGAGCAGCTCTGGCACCAAGAAATATCAGGCATGGGGAGTATATTTTGCAAGTAGTCTTTTTGCAGAGCTTTTATATATAGCACGCTACAACGATTATGATGTGCCAATCAtttctttgcagagatttcactggCAACACTATTTCTTCCATTGACGCACCGGTGTGGAGGGAATACCTGTGGGCTGAGTACTTGTAAGTATTCCCTAGCATTTGAAATGTTGGGAGTTCAGATATTTTCCATCCATCTAGTCTGGTTTTTGAGCCAAGGATATGAAGAATACTAGCATCCACATAAACCGTTTCCATTTGAATTCAAACCTGAGATGCTCTGCAAGGAAGGGCATAAATTCCCTGTGCTTCCTGGGACAGCAAGAGATGCCCTGAGCTGTGCCCCTCTTGGGCTAGTGGTTTCAATCCTACGGGGCCGTTCCTGTGCGTGTTTAATCAATGATGAGGCTACTGTTAGCTTCAGCAACACAGGAACAAGTGTCTGGTCTTGAGATGGGCAATATAGGTCCCTGTGGTGACTCAGGGAAACAGAGGCATTTTTAGTAAAACTATTGCAGAACATATTCCTCTGAAAACCCTGTTCCCTCCTGTAGAGCAGCTGGTGTAGCAGTAAGTGCCTGTTTTGTCTCATTCCAGAGTTCTCCAAGACAACGCTCTGAAGACAGTGGGGAGGCATTCGCTGGAGGGTTTGCTCCTGCTGAAGCACCTGTACGTACCATTTCTGTCCCCTgccttgagggcagaggaagGCTCAGACCAGCTTGTTGCCATGTGGCATGCGCTGGGAGGAGCACAGTATCGGGCCTCCCTTTGGGCCCTGGCTGCTCTACCCACCCTCATACAAATATGCCTTATTCTTCCCCTATTTCAGGCTCCGCAAAACAGGGGTGTCTTGGTGCTGAGTGTTTCTGCTGCAATAGGGCACGGTGGGAGGATCCCTGCAGAGACAACACGGTGCACGCTGGGTGACTTGCAGTCAACCCCAAATTAACGGTGCCTTCCCGCAGGCTAGGAGTCTGTTCATCTCAGGACAAACCCTTTAGGGTTGACAATTATCTATAGCAAGGCAAAACCCACATATGTCATCTCTCTGCTGGGGTTTGGGCAGAAAGACCTCTGTTGCAGTGAAGACAGAGCCCCACACTGGTGACCACTTTTGGGACAGTCTCTCTGGTGGTTTATTGTCTTCCTGAAATTCTCCTGGCAGCCAAAGAAAAATAGAGGTGCCTACACTGTCCCTTCCAGTGCTGAAATCCCAGATGGATTGAGACTTGAAGGTCTTTTCTCCAACCTCCTGTTcagagcagggctaacttcaaagctagGTTGCTTAGGGCCATATTCAGTTGATTCTCTCCACTTCttggaggaaaaacaaatgtGCATCTGTGCCCACATGATGTTACATGAGATTGCAACAATGTCCTCTGTCTCTAACACTGTTTGCAAGGAAGCAGAGGAGCATTCAGGTTTTATTTTCTCCCTGAAGCTCAGTTTTTCACATATCTTGGGTTTTCCTGTGCGGTAAAAAACTGTGGCACAAAGGAAGTGtgaaaaaagaacagcaaaatctTGTCCTGTTCTGTCTTCTGCTCAGCTGCTATCATGCTGTCTCTTCTCATCCCCAGACTATTGAGAAAAGACTAAGAGGCAAAAATAAATCCTTCCATGAAAGTTCAGGACATTAGTGCCCAGAGCCCAGATTACCTGAGTCTTACTAGATGCATGAGTGCACTTTTATCAACAGGAACCTCAcattagaggaaaaaatattgctcatgtaaaaa
This portion of the Apteryx mantelli isolate bAptMan1 chromosome 28, bAptMan1.hap1, whole genome shotgun sequence genome encodes:
- the RDM1 gene encoding RAD52 motif-containing protein 1 is translated as MAEVVEFRVPVGSAQTLLVWGLEEAPGLEHSLFSVFSKFGLLYSVRAHRNAAVAGPGYYAIIKFYSSGDANRAQRACNGQRLFQKSPLKVCVCAKQKVFQQQVLALNSNKCQELANHYLGFNGWSSRIITLQNVSGFDDDNEELGKTLQKRSLKYLCAVEVTMPNHGVRTRGVGLGEADVENGEDPLEFVTATRRVQKLAAGKALSSAFQKILLVVLDNGKVAVEYNSTQEEPTDSLTEEELKGLIQVNELSLEQFDFEEEEVLSELSFDDELPQQEALSN